Proteins encoded in a region of the Aliivibrio fischeri ATCC 7744 = JCM 18803 = DSM 507 genome:
- a CDS encoding ABC transporter ATP-binding protein, which produces MNNGIGVIISNGTLRYTDSQSPIISGLKMTIPKGKWTAILGRSGCGKTSILRYLAGLLKNKVEWSGDIHIDGTESIEGKIAYMAQQDLLMPWLNVIDNVCFASKFSEDRKEDKNRAFELLELVGLKGFERSMPSQLSGGMRQRVALARTLMQDKPLVLMDEPFSALDAVTRYRLQNLAAQVLVDKTVLLITHDPQEALRLSDRVYIMKGQPASTISLTVPNTPIPRKINAELAVLQQQIIDSLEVDYV; this is translated from the coding sequence ATGAATAACGGCATTGGGGTAATCATTTCTAATGGTACCTTACGATATACCGATAGTCAGAGTCCTATTATTTCAGGATTGAAGATGACGATCCCTAAAGGGAAGTGGACTGCAATTCTTGGAAGAAGTGGCTGCGGTAAAACGTCTATTCTTCGTTATTTAGCGGGATTACTGAAAAATAAAGTCGAATGGTCAGGTGATATCCACATTGATGGGACAGAAAGCATAGAAGGAAAGATTGCTTATATGGCGCAGCAAGACTTATTAATGCCATGGCTAAATGTTATTGATAATGTTTGTTTTGCTAGCAAGTTTTCAGAGGATAGGAAAGAAGATAAGAATCGAGCATTTGAGTTGTTAGAGCTTGTTGGTTTAAAAGGTTTTGAAAGAAGTATGCCGTCACAGTTATCTGGCGGAATGCGTCAGCGGGTGGCGTTAGCTAGGACACTCATGCAAGATAAGCCGCTGGTACTGATGGACGAACCGTTCTCTGCGCTAGATGCGGTTACACGTTATCGTCTACAAAATCTTGCAGCTCAAGTATTAGTAGATAAGACTGTTTTATTGATTACTCATGATCCACAAGAAGCATTAAGATTGAGTGATAGGGTTTATATAATGAAAGGTCAACCCGCTTCTACCATTTCTTTAACGGTTCCAAATACGCCGATACCTAGAAAAATCAATGCAGAACTGGCGGTTCTTCAGCAACAAATAATTGATTCTTTAGAGGTCGATTATGTCTAA
- the thiD gene encoding bifunctional hydroxymethylpyrimidine kinase/phosphomethylpyrimidine kinase yields MSTFTEITSSKSSILNKLAATPIVLTIAGSDSGGGAGIQADIKAISATGGYSCSVLTALTAQNTQGVTGIYPISGEFVEQQLDAVFSDLNVIAVKIGMLSDSDIIHSVAKKIKQYGPQFLVVDPVMVATSGDLLLQASAIDSLKSELLPLADVITPNLPEAAALINAKVPKNEVEMTAMINQLRQLGAKSVLLKGGHLEEDTNSTDLLILSDTVERLSTARIETRNTHGTGCTLSSAIASYLAQGHELQTAVKLGKQYITQAITHADDLNIGQGHGPVNHFFALNVKELRDE; encoded by the coding sequence ATGTCTACCTTCACAGAAATAACGTCTTCTAAATCATCCATTCTAAATAAATTAGCAGCAACTCCTATTGTATTAACCATTGCTGGATCTGATAGTGGTGGTGGTGCCGGTATTCAAGCCGATATTAAAGCTATTTCAGCTACAGGGGGTTATTCCTGTTCTGTTCTTACTGCATTAACGGCTCAAAATACTCAAGGGGTAACAGGAATTTATCCAATTAGTGGTGAATTTGTTGAACAACAACTTGATGCCGTTTTTTCTGATTTAAATGTGATTGCCGTTAAAATTGGAATGTTGAGTGACTCAGATATTATTCATTCTGTAGCTAAAAAAATTAAACAATATGGACCTCAATTCCTAGTGGTTGACCCTGTTATGGTAGCAACTAGTGGAGATTTACTTCTTCAAGCATCTGCAATTGATAGCCTTAAGTCCGAACTACTTCCTCTTGCTGATGTAATCACTCCGAACCTCCCAGAAGCGGCAGCATTAATTAATGCAAAAGTGCCAAAAAATGAAGTCGAAATGACTGCAATGATCAATCAACTTCGTCAATTAGGTGCTAAGTCGGTTTTATTGAAAGGCGGGCATCTCGAAGAGGATACCAATAGTACCGATTTACTTATTCTTTCTGATACCGTTGAGCGTTTATCAACGGCACGTATTGAAACTCGCAATACTCATGGAACGGGTTGTACTTTATCTTCTGCGATTGCTTCGTATTTAGCTCAAGGTCATGAATTACAAACCGCTGTGAAATTAGGTAAGCAATACATTACTCAGGCAATTACTCATGCGGATGACTTGAATATTGGTCAGGGGCATGGGCCTGTTAATCATTTTTTTGCGCTGAATGTAAAAGAGTTGCGTGATGAATAA